The Mesomycoplasma flocculare ATCC 27399 genome includes a window with the following:
- a CDS encoding deoxyribonuclease IV encodes MIKIGSHVPFKKPDYLFGAIQKSLKNKANTAMVFLGPPQSTLRVKPENYKFEEYKKQFAKQILPEDIIVHAPYIINPANPEKAAFSNDFLVREIEKMNYIGAKFLVLHPGFFTTFSPKDAKKQLIISLKSILIRTKNVILLLETMSGKGTEMCASFEEIVEIIETINSPRIGVCMDTCHVWDAGYNIKKYYEFRVKLTETRLVNYLKVIHLNDSLSALGSRKDRHANIGKGFIGLETLQKIVHDPLFDNIPIILETPYVDGKPIYDKEIELLLGKS; translated from the coding sequence ATGATAAAAATTGGTTCACATGTTCCGTTTAAAAAACCAGATTATCTTTTTGGAGCAATTCAGAAATCATTGAAAAACAAAGCGAATACAGCAATGGTTTTCTTAGGCCCACCGCAATCAACTTTGCGTGTTAAACCCGAAAATTACAAATTTGAAGAATATAAAAAACAGTTTGCTAAACAAATTTTGCCTGAAGACATTATTGTTCATGCGCCTTATATTATAAATCCAGCCAATCCAGAGAAAGCCGCGTTTTCTAATGATTTTTTGGTAAGAGAAATTGAAAAGATGAACTATATCGGTGCAAAATTTTTAGTTCTCCACCCTGGTTTTTTCACAACTTTCAGCCCCAAAGATGCGAAGAAACAGCTGATTATTTCGTTAAAATCAATTTTAATTAGAACCAAAAATGTGATTTTATTACTTGAGACAATGTCCGGAAAAGGAACTGAAATGTGTGCAAGTTTTGAAGAAATTGTCGAAATAATCGAGACTATCAATTCACCTCGAATCGGCGTTTGCATGGACACTTGTCATGTCTGGGATGCTGGTTATAATATTAAAAAATACTATGAATTCCGTGTTAAATTAACAGAAACACGATTAGTTAACTATTTAAAAGTGATTCATTTAAACGATTCGTTAAGTGCGCTTGGGTCGCGAAAAGATCGCCATGCAAACATTGGAAAAGGCTTCATAGGACTTGAAACTCTTCAAAAAATTGTTCACGACCCACTTTTTGACAATATTCCAATAATTTTAGAAACTCCATATGTTGATGGTAAGCCAATTTATGATAAAGAAATAGAACTCTTATTAGGCAAAAGTTAA
- the tyrS gene encoding tyrosine--tRNA ligase: MSRQKKIEFLAELKQRKILKDISSAEKFYNLKTNHGIYIGFDPTATSLHLGNYISINLLQRMQKLGIKVLALVGGATGMIGDPSFNPKERKLLDFKTLNANKSKIKAQLAAFNLPVFDNFEIYKDMNILDFLRDVGKNINVAYLLAKDSVSSRIEAGLSFTEFSYQLIQGWDFKFLAKNYGIIGQAGGSDQWGNMVTGLDFIKKSNYEHKEDAFVFTTNLLTDENGQKFGKSLGEPIWLDKKMCSPFRLYQFLLNQSDEQAEKIFLWLSFLDLKQINNLISQHGKNKKERILQKSLANEVVFNIHGYEGLETAKKITEVLFQKVEYSNITFADKLELKKIIPYFMVSFFGPEQLINFGIFNSKRELNEFISHKAVEINGKKISQIKEISVELKDENNLFLIKKGKKNFFIIELI; the protein is encoded by the coding sequence ATGTCTAGGCAAAAAAAAATTGAATTTCTCGCCGAGTTAAAACAAAGAAAGATTTTAAAAGACATTAGCAGTGCCGAAAAATTTTATAATTTAAAGACGAATCACGGAATTTATATTGGTTTTGATCCAACAGCAACTTCTTTACATTTAGGAAATTATATTTCGATTAATTTACTCCAACGAATGCAGAAATTAGGAATTAAAGTTCTTGCGCTGGTTGGCGGCGCAACTGGAATGATTGGGGATCCATCTTTTAATCCAAAAGAGCGAAAATTGCTTGATTTTAAAACGCTAAATGCTAATAAAAGTAAAATAAAAGCGCAATTAGCTGCGTTTAATTTGCCGGTTTTCGACAATTTTGAAATCTATAAGGACATGAATATCCTTGATTTTTTACGCGATGTTGGTAAAAATATCAATGTCGCTTATCTTTTAGCAAAAGACTCCGTTTCTTCGCGGATTGAAGCAGGGCTTTCATTTACCGAATTTTCTTATCAACTGATTCAAGGTTGAGATTTCAAATTTTTAGCCAAAAATTACGGAATAATAGGTCAAGCCGGAGGTTCGGATCAATGAGGAAATATGGTTACAGGACTTGATTTTATAAAAAAATCCAACTACGAACATAAAGAAGATGCTTTTGTTTTTACAACAAATTTGTTAACTGATGAAAATGGGCAAAAATTTGGAAAAAGCTTAGGTGAGCCCATCTGGCTTGATAAAAAAATGTGTTCACCTTTTCGTTTGTATCAATTCTTGTTAAATCAAAGTGACGAACAAGCTGAAAAAATTTTTCTTTGATTATCTTTTTTAGATTTAAAACAGATAAATAATCTTATTTCCCAACATGGAAAAAATAAAAAAGAACGTATTTTACAGAAAAGTTTAGCCAATGAAGTGGTATTCAATATTCACGGTTATGAAGGTTTGGAAACAGCTAAGAAAATAACAGAAGTTTTATTTCAAAAAGTAGAATATTCAAATATAACGTTCGCTGATAAATTAGAATTAAAAAAAATTATACCGTATTTTATGGTATCTTTTTTTGGTCCAGAACAATTAATCAACTTTGGAATTTTTAATTCCAAACGTGAATTAAATGAGTTTATTTCTCATAAAGCAGTCGAAATTAATGGTAAAAAAATTTCGCAAATCAAAGAAATAAGTGTAGAACTTAAGGATGAGAACAACTTGTTTTTAATAAAAAAAGGCAAGAAAAACTTTTTTATAATTGAACTTATTTAG
- a CDS encoding DUF4011 domain-containing protein, whose translation MQRYRVYEELKNWQNKLLDISKKNRLINFNLFKPTKTTPLKLGIILPDFNEFLDNIIENRVVLIFRNPENRRSKSSKNIEKSKDFVPLTLEEIQPDLKNARISSKQIVSNLLLEQEYLVVKSLYQKSKNYKEEKAINILYLGIGFLKWFEKTDEKTPIYSPIFLFPAQIKCQTLQGKEKIFLEFLDNAFLDINLTLLRKLQLLELDTTLSKFKVDNSLSIKENYNNFKKLFNLGNKLSNWEIIDTIQLSIFDYSKIEIYTDLVENQEKIIRNNFYKEVNYHNKTTVNGEKSGSKGSLAKTVDEFRDINPKDYFHILEADSTQEAAIQAAIRGENFILDGPPGTGKSQTITNIINEFLARGKTVLFVAEKLAALNVVYSNLKKIGLSDSVIAIHNDNIKKKEIVMNLLATLEKGQNSILINKVESNLIENTYSEFQSKLNNYGEKLTKIREQLSKSLYELIGEYQSLVNLPSFDFFLSEESVKKIDYKSLQKIEWSLNNLFLKFKHVNFNLKKHPWYGLKEVSIDEYKKQKFKSWISELVVLSSLIFENVKEFKFFLMHSDQHLDNISSLFDFLKTLYNLDTIDLEKLKAVDNLTFEIKKYIQILQIKNEVKKIELDLNKYFKVIPLSLPIFEFKEIIKNYQKSRIKFFNFKYKKIKKTLSNYFKNDVPIEIFLETLPSINLLIQKKTMFSRIIGSLKFKVNDNSDAEIENNYKQLRFYEKLKFLNDFTKIKVQEDEFVEFFLESKYTKELLLKKLFLPVESFMQIWTEFSLYLDLEQFNFKFLKKEKFEENLQQKIRKIDQIYDISRINSNICELVELGVSHFVKKAIEDNLQYDFYKIFLKKFYKLLIDQIMHSEFENFDWQTLSLNRTKFEDAQKKLDVLTQKKVDSVLLEKIPQIDFFSDKNSEIRILKQEANKSRRLMPFNELFLRIPNLLKKLKPCIMMSPLSVSSYFKNSDIEFDLVIFDEASQIKPESAIGAIARAKQYIIAGDKEQMPPTSFSDTLSVDIKLDENLTEFNVADYLSILDVSQTFLKSYRLKWHYRSKFEELIHPSNMEIYNNDLVTFPANKKPIEFQGIKFFKVEKPLYKARKNEKEAKKIVEILEKILKKHGNRYTIGIVTTNLAQEKLISSEIEKFKVKNPQFFSFFSDEAGVDFFVKNIESVQGDERDIIIFSLNFGPNEEGKISLNFGAINQENGYRRLNVAFTRAKYSTIIVSSIDPEQIDLTKTKSRGARFLKKYLEIAKYGVEKYGVESMTKSESRLISKAHFEVDVYNELIKLGYKVVKNVGFSNYKIDLAVVDSKNEEEFLLGIEFDGSVFVELKNARDREILRKKVLKMRGWSILRIWSLDWFQNPKQQIKRITDQIKMLESKKYQFHNFSNEGKSEKEKTIPKQIDKTLTLITEKFKTDFRSVFQLRFELSFQNLINLYNEIKDKYELLIYIFKKVQILYKNEFYKIVAWLGGKTKISILTKQEADTIAKELVEKGIIFTTQSHYLLKNISYYNFFLQPKRPIKEMHYFEIRDLIIKIIRNTNVIAKSDLYDLILEVTNFTSFKNKTRDYLERCLDKLMKEKIIFIDKYGNLTLDK comes from the coding sequence ATGCAACGTTATCGAGTTTATGAGGAACTTAAAAATTGGCAAAACAAATTATTAGATATTTCGAAGAAAAATCGGCTAATTAATTTCAATTTGTTCAAACCAACCAAAACAACACCTCTAAAACTTGGAATTATCTTGCCTGATTTTAATGAGTTTCTTGATAATATTATCGAAAACAGAGTGGTTTTAATTTTCCGCAATCCCGAAAACCGTAGAAGCAAATCTAGTAAAAATATTGAGAAAAGCAAAGATTTTGTCCCTTTAACACTTGAAGAAATTCAGCCAGATTTAAAAAACGCAAGGATTAGTTCAAAACAAATTGTTTCTAATCTTTTGTTAGAACAAGAGTATTTAGTTGTTAAAAGCTTGTACCAAAAATCCAAAAATTACAAAGAAGAGAAGGCAATAAACATTCTTTATTTAGGAATCGGCTTTCTGAAATGATTTGAAAAAACCGATGAAAAAACACCAATTTACAGCCCCATTTTTTTATTTCCAGCACAAATAAAATGTCAAACTCTCCAAGGCAAGGAAAAGATTTTTTTAGAATTTTTAGATAACGCTTTTTTAGATATAAATCTAACACTTTTAAGAAAACTGCAATTGCTAGAATTAGATACAACTCTTTCAAAATTTAAAGTCGACAACTCGCTATCTATAAAGGAAAATTACAATAATTTTAAAAAATTATTTAACTTAGGCAACAAGTTGTCCAACTGAGAAATAATTGACACAATCCAGTTAAGTATTTTTGACTATAGTAAAATCGAAATTTATACTGACTTGGTTGAAAACCAAGAAAAAATTATTAGAAATAATTTTTATAAAGAAGTTAATTACCATAATAAAACTACGGTAAATGGCGAAAAATCTGGTTCTAAAGGAAGTCTGGCAAAAACTGTAGATGAATTTAGGGACATAAATCCAAAGGATTATTTTCATATTTTAGAGGCAGATTCAACCCAAGAAGCTGCAATTCAAGCTGCGATTAGGGGCGAAAATTTTATTCTTGATGGTCCTCCTGGTACAGGCAAATCGCAAACAATCACAAACATAATTAACGAATTTTTAGCCAGAGGCAAAACTGTTTTGTTTGTTGCGGAGAAATTAGCAGCACTTAATGTTGTTTATTCAAATCTTAAAAAAATTGGTTTGTCGGATTCAGTTATTGCGATTCATAACGACAATATTAAAAAAAAAGAGATAGTTATGAATCTTTTAGCCACGTTAGAAAAAGGGCAAAATTCAATTTTAATTAATAAAGTTGAAAGTAACCTGATTGAAAATACATATTCTGAATTTCAAAGTAAACTGAATAATTATGGTGAGAAGTTAACAAAAATTCGTGAACAGCTATCTAAAAGTCTATATGAATTAATTGGTGAGTATCAGAGTCTTGTAAACCTTCCTAGCTTTGATTTTTTTCTTTCCGAAGAAAGCGTAAAAAAAATAGACTATAAAAGTCTTCAAAAAATTGAGTGGTCACTTAATAATTTATTTCTTAAATTCAAACATGTTAACTTTAATTTAAAAAAACATCCCTGATATGGACTGAAAGAAGTTAGTATTGATGAATATAAAAAGCAAAAATTTAAGTCTTGAATTTCAGAATTAGTTGTATTAAGCAGCCTTATTTTTGAAAATGTTAAAGAATTTAAGTTTTTTTTAATGCATTCAGATCAACATTTGGATAATATTTCCAGCTTATTTGATTTTCTAAAAACATTATATAATTTAGACACTATAGATTTAGAAAAATTAAAAGCGGTGGATAATTTAACTTTTGAAATTAAAAAATATATACAAATTTTACAAATTAAAAATGAAGTAAAAAAAATTGAACTTGATTTAAATAAGTATTTCAAAGTTATACCATTAAGTCTTCCAATTTTTGAATTTAAAGAAATTATCAAAAATTACCAAAAAAGCAGAATAAAATTTTTTAATTTTAAGTATAAAAAAATTAAAAAAACTCTATCTAATTATTTTAAAAATGATGTGCCAATTGAAATTTTCCTTGAAACTCTCCCTTCGATTAATTTATTAATTCAGAAAAAAACAATGTTTTCCAGAATAATCGGCAGTCTTAAATTTAAAGTGAATGATAATTCTGATGCTGAAATTGAAAATAATTACAAACAATTAAGATTTTATGAAAAGTTAAAATTCCTGAATGATTTTACAAAAATTAAGGTTCAAGAGGACGAATTCGTTGAATTTTTTCTTGAATCAAAATACACAAAAGAACTTTTGCTAAAAAAATTGTTTTTACCTGTTGAAAGTTTTATGCAAATTTGAACAGAATTTAGTTTATATCTTGATTTAGAACAGTTTAACTTTAAATTTCTAAAAAAGGAAAAATTTGAGGAAAATTTGCAGCAAAAAATTAGAAAAATTGATCAAATTTATGACATTTCTCGAATTAATAGCAATATTTGCGAGCTAGTTGAGTTAGGTGTTTCGCATTTTGTTAAAAAGGCAATTGAGGATAATTTACAGTATGATTTTTATAAAATTTTTCTTAAAAAATTTTATAAATTATTAATTGACCAAATAATGCATTCTGAATTTGAGAATTTTGACTGGCAGACTTTAAGTTTAAATCGAACCAAATTTGAAGATGCACAAAAAAAATTAGACGTACTAACACAAAAAAAAGTCGATTCAGTTTTACTAGAAAAAATTCCTCAAATTGATTTTTTTTCTGATAAAAATTCAGAAATTAGAATTTTAAAGCAAGAAGCAAATAAATCTCGACGTCTAATGCCTTTTAACGAACTTTTTTTAAGAATTCCTAATTTGTTAAAAAAATTAAAACCATGTATAATGATGTCGCCGCTTTCTGTGAGTTCATATTTTAAAAATAGTGATATTGAATTTGATCTTGTAATTTTTGATGAGGCTTCACAGATCAAACCAGAAAGTGCTATTGGTGCAATAGCGCGGGCGAAACAATATATAATCGCCGGTGATAAAGAACAAATGCCACCAACAAGTTTTTCTGACACGCTTTCTGTGGATATAAAATTAGATGAAAATCTTACAGAATTTAATGTCGCAGATTATCTTTCTATTCTTGATGTAAGTCAAACATTTTTAAAATCATATAGGCTAAAATGGCATTATCGCTCAAAATTTGAAGAACTAATTCATCCTTCAAATATGGAGATTTATAATAATGATTTAGTTACTTTCCCCGCTAATAAAAAACCAATAGAATTTCAAGGTATTAAGTTTTTCAAGGTCGAAAAACCACTTTATAAAGCTAGAAAAAATGAAAAAGAAGCAAAAAAAATTGTGGAAATTCTTGAAAAAATTCTAAAAAAACACGGAAATAGATACACCATCGGAATAGTGACCACAAATTTAGCACAAGAAAAATTAATTAGTTCAGAAATTGAGAAATTTAAAGTTAAAAATCCTCAATTTTTTTCTTTTTTTTCGGATGAAGCAGGAGTTGATTTTTTTGTTAAAAATATTGAATCAGTCCAAGGAGACGAACGTGATATAATAATTTTTTCTCTAAATTTTGGGCCTAATGAAGAAGGTAAGATATCTCTAAATTTTGGGGCCATTAATCAAGAAAATGGCTATCGCCGATTAAATGTTGCATTTACTCGCGCCAAATATTCAACAATTATTGTATCTTCAATTGACCCAGAACAAATTGATTTGACAAAAACTAAATCACGTGGGGCTCGATTTCTTAAAAAATATCTAGAAATTGCAAAATATGGTGTTGAAAAATATGGTGTTGAATCAATGACAAAAAGTGAATCTAGATTAATATCTAAAGCTCATTTTGAAGTTGATGTATATAATGAATTAATAAAATTAGGATATAAGGTTGTAAAAAATGTTGGATTTTCTAATTATAAAATTGATTTAGCCGTTGTTGATTCTAAAAATGAAGAAGAATTTCTTCTTGGAATTGAATTTGATGGTTCCGTATTTGTTGAGTTAAAAAATGCGCGAGATCGGGAAATCTTAAGAAAAAAAGTTCTTAAAATGCGAGGTTGAAGTATTCTGCGTATCTGATCACTTGATTGATTCCAAAATCCGAAACAACAAATAAAAAGAATAACAGATCAAATCAAGATGCTTGAATCCAAAAAATATCAGTTTCATAATTTTTCAAATGAAGGCAAAAGCGAAAAAGAAAAAACAATTCCTAAACAAATTGATAAGACTTTAACATTAATAACAGAAAAATTTAAAACAGATTTTAGATCAGTATTCCAATTAAGATTTGAGTTAAGTTTTCAAAATTTAATAAATTTATATAATGAAATTAAAGATAAATATGAACTTTTAATCTATATTTTTAAAAAAGTACAAATTTTATACAAAAACGAATTTTATAAAATAGTTGCATGACTAGGAGGAAAAACAAAAATAAGTATTTTAACTAAGCAAGAAGCAGATACAATTGCAAAAGAATTAGTAGAAAAAGGTATAATTTTTACTACTCAGTCACATTATTTATTAAAAAATATTTCATATTATAATTTTTTTCTGCAACCAAAAAGGCCAATTAAGGAAATGCACTATTTTGAAATTAGGGATCTAATTATTAAAATAATCAGAAACACAAATGTTATTGCAAAATCCGATTTATATGATTTAATTCTTGAAGTTACAAACTTTACTAGTTTTAAGAATAAAACGCGGGATTATCTTGAAAGGTGCTTGGACAAGTTAATGAAAGAAAAAATAATTTTTATTGATAAATATGGTAATTTAACTCTAGATAAGTAA
- a CDS encoding SGNH/GDSL hydrolase family protein, which translates to MKKRVKIFLQTSIPIVFFSGITTLAVFLQPRNDSNFSQNFSKVNKKPLLNQINYLALGDFLSAGFDWKANLDGRGKMSEGGTIARISFPAFFANFAQSIKSSSVKSFKNLALKDSGAQDWLYFLDPKNNVINESSLSNFKTQIYNKSNFAEAIRFIFGNFDGDFSKLTLEIRKANLISISVGYKDFLESFNSKFFSNLKLVNLDEHKKNEAFKAKVNKVFATIRTNLTKIVELIKKVNPDAYINLIGYYSDQPKIQKYLNDLAKSHLLDINPEVLSIARLNKEIEQVAEFSSVNYVYPFTQKKWDESRELFFDQQMNFAPQIKGHKQIAQNLILSLTLESKEQENSGLKTDSNQVISTNFTNNTNDSQQIYLGSNKEILDKLTLNGSLESFVNKDSNFEKTSIKELQTKDASAETSFYASSILTKITAFFDSEENQFVKIIKQLVENFGDKASPNFTAFNNLVGIIFKSKFFSNITDVAQDYLLNSFSSNQNGTKSKEKDNQESNSDNNEKSAELFDVLKEKAFNEKAILELLKEVLSSSYVQKNQFEIISLFYNLIFRQSTIINMVVEFFSKNPVYKNLVSKVLNFNTVQKFFTFILTELIKNYSDYSTVTSFKELLYIFLQNSNNYKKSINFIQNFVIEALKKPDFLNSILDLLSSQFGFNIGQEDQKSLITLVTSISDILVKTQTFKNLTNLVASEIILGLKISAQENDGDWSFFGKILANVTLNIKNFFKDKNNIYNLFQDLLNFSPSVKQLASIKLLVSKFLPFITKIKIQFDDFFEVKNIDFNSLNLVFDSFMEFLSANNFQQLTKLINGFLADFFIINNLKYRNSLDFNGLFFNFLSNNSELLRQILRDFIYYNRENSQILEAIISIISKIVDNNGLNSLIPHPATNVINEKEDKINYLVGVFFNKIQNLTNQYNVQIEEINSKLQKAINSEDSAELIKNRNDLKTFFNVFRFI; encoded by the coding sequence ATGAAAAAAAGGGTAAAAATTTTTTTGCAGACTAGTATTCCCATTGTTTTTTTCTCTGGGATAACTACTTTGGCTGTGTTTTTGCAACCCAGAAATGATAGTAATTTTTCCCAAAATTTTTCTAAAGTAAATAAAAAACCATTATTAAATCAGATTAATTATCTTGCTCTTGGGGATTTTTTAAGCGCGGGTTTTGATTGAAAGGCCAATCTTGATGGTCGCGGGAAAATGTCTGAGGGTGGCACGATCGCCAGAATTTCTTTTCCTGCTTTTTTTGCTAATTTTGCTCAAAGTATTAAATCTAGCTCTGTTAAATCTTTTAAAAATTTAGCGTTAAAGGATTCTGGTGCTCAGGATTGATTATATTTTTTAGATCCGAAAAATAATGTAATAAATGAGTCAAGTTTGAGCAATTTTAAAACTCAAATTTATAATAAATCTAATTTTGCAGAAGCAATTAGATTTATTTTCGGAAATTTTGATGGTGATTTTTCGAAACTAACTCTTGAAATTAGGAAAGCAAATTTAATAAGCATTTCGGTTGGCTATAAAGATTTTTTAGAAAGTTTTAACAGTAAGTTTTTTTCTAATCTTAAGTTGGTAAACTTAGATGAACATAAAAAAAACGAGGCTTTTAAAGCAAAAGTTAATAAAGTTTTTGCAACTATTAGAACAAATTTGACAAAAATAGTTGAATTGATTAAAAAAGTTAACCCTGATGCATATATAAATTTAATCGGATATTATTCTGATCAACCTAAAATTCAGAAATATTTAAATGATTTAGCAAAAAGTCATTTATTAGACATTAACCCTGAAGTTCTTTCCATTGCGAGATTAAATAAAGAAATTGAACAAGTTGCAGAATTTAGCAGCGTTAACTATGTATATCCGTTTACGCAAAAAAAATGAGACGAAAGTCGCGAGCTTTTTTTTGACCAGCAAATGAATTTCGCGCCACAAATAAAAGGGCATAAACAAATCGCGCAAAATTTAATTTTATCTTTAACACTAGAATCTAAGGAACAAGAAAATTCTGGTTTAAAAACAGACTCAAACCAAGTTATCAGTACAAATTTTACTAATAATACAAATGATTCTCAACAAATTTATCTAGGTTCTAACAAGGAAATTTTAGACAAATTAACTCTTAATGGTTCATTAGAGAGTTTTGTAAATAAGGATTCAAATTTTGAAAAAACAAGCATTAAAGAATTGCAAACTAAGGATGCAAGTGCTGAAACAAGTTTCTATGCAAGTAGTATTTTAACAAAAATTACAGCATTTTTTGATTCAGAAGAAAATCAGTTTGTTAAAATAATTAAACAATTAGTTGAAAATTTTGGGGATAAAGCAAGTCCTAATTTTACTGCTTTTAATAACCTTGTTGGAATTATTTTTAAAAGTAAGTTTTTTTCAAATATAACTGATGTTGCTCAAGATTATTTACTTAATTCGTTTTCTTCAAACCAAAATGGGACTAAATCAAAAGAAAAAGATAATCAAGAATCAAATTCTGATAATAACGAAAAATCGGCAGAACTATTTGATGTTTTAAAAGAAAAAGCTTTCAATGAAAAAGCAATTTTGGAACTTTTAAAAGAAGTTTTATCTAGTTCCTATGTCCAAAAAAATCAATTTGAGATTATTAGTTTATTTTATAACTTAATTTTTCGGCAATCAACTATAATTAACATGGTTGTTGAATTTTTTTCAAAAAATCCTGTCTACAAAAATCTTGTTTCTAAAGTTTTGAACTTTAATACAGTCCAAAAATTTTTTACCTTTATTTTAACGGAATTAATTAAAAATTATAGCGATTATTCAACAGTTACATCATTTAAAGAATTGTTATATATATTTTTACAAAATTCAAATAACTATAAAAAATCTATCAATTTTATTCAGAATTTTGTTATCGAAGCACTTAAAAAACCTGATTTTTTAAATTCTATTTTAGATTTATTGTCTAGCCAATTTGGATTTAATATTGGCCAAGAGGATCAAAAGTCACTAATAACATTGGTTACAAGTATTAGTGATATTTTAGTTAAGACACAAACTTTTAAAAATTTAACTAATTTAGTAGCTAGCGAAATTATTCTTGGCTTAAAAATATCCGCTCAGGAAAACGACGGAGATTGGTCGTTTTTTGGAAAAATTTTGGCAAACGTTACTTTAAATATTAAAAACTTCTTTAAAGACAAAAATAATATTTATAATTTGTTCCAGGACCTTTTAAATTTCAGCCCCTCTGTTAAACAATTAGCTTCAATTAAATTACTAGTAAGTAAGTTTCTTCCTTTTATTACAAAAATAAAAATTCAGTTTGATGATTTTTTTGAAGTAAAAAATATTGATTTTAATAGCCTTAATTTAGTCTTTGATTCTTTTATGGAATTCTTGTCCGCGAATAATTTCCAGCAGCTCACTAAACTAATTAACGGATTTCTTGCTGATTTTTTTATTATTAACAATCTTAAATATCGTAATAGTTTGGATTTTAACGGATTATTTTTTAATTTTCTAAGTAATAATTCCGAGTTATTGAGACAAATTTTACGTGATTTTATTTATTATAATAGAGAAAATTCCCAAATTTTGGAGGCAATTATTTCTATAATTTCGAAAATTGTTGATAATAATGGCTTAAATTCTTTGATTCCTCACCCCGCGACAAACGTAATCAATGAAAAAGAAGACAAAATCAATTATTTAGTTGGTGTTTTTTTCAACAAAATTCAAAATTTAACAAATCAATATAATGTTCAAATTGAAGAAATTAATAGCAAATTACAAAAAGCTATAAATTCTGAAGATTCAGCGGAGTTAATTAAAAACCGCAACGATTTAAAGACCTTTTTTAATGTGTTTAGATTTATTTAA